The Oceanispirochaeta sp. genome includes a region encoding these proteins:
- a CDS encoding DUF5312 family protein produces MGKDNVFDSLVKDLSSEERREMIEKMEQNIHISQEPLDIHVEKESIQTIEEENVALSWLDKFIIFIKSVFLSKERLELTKSLVVHRIARQVSLISPELFDIKHQAVAGEFCEMLIDIANSVDFIRTPLSVCFGIDKLLFYSLMGQLEFPVLHEELRQKINPWDLAVRNPSLDVQEVKRKLADNLETSLSRINREDRLRMMDLTRTLNHMYQLSLYPFKQITSQFPDSAHGASLSASFSGVVNPLTELGRILISFNTPPSVKLLEAVFFLYYSHEDREVESPLEELVSLSISRCETLIQKIRNFNRVVPMTDLLKVMNGDPFLHLSDIGGGEDWFYFFKQYWQDSLAEQLRLFTREKKLEEIAHELLRYWDLTSLFGVKEYDTTDRFCTFSYSMAALNTFFLENYQKKLYYPMKIILVDGSFYKKSNRTEYDKVFQVLVKMGERIKWFENNLLPDGDSGRKLRTLSQEYREDQEELNRQVLKVRIGINRDALVILEDSLNCLVTMGKLMNGVVMGNGGSYDTLSNFSELGGRNNEELRQSVIEAADDVHKIGHSLQDFVNLEKEKMDELSKEI; encoded by the coding sequence ATGGGTAAAGATAATGTATTTGACAGCCTTGTGAAAGACCTTTCTTCCGAAGAAAGGCGAGAAATGATTGAAAAAATGGAGCAAAATATCCATATTAGCCAAGAACCATTAGATATTCACGTTGAAAAAGAATCTATCCAAACGATTGAAGAAGAAAATGTGGCACTATCATGGTTAGATAAGTTCATAATATTTATTAAGTCAGTGTTTTTGTCTAAAGAGCGGTTGGAATTGACGAAAAGTCTCGTTGTACACAGGATCGCAAGGCAAGTTTCCCTGATAAGTCCTGAACTTTTTGATATAAAACACCAGGCCGTCGCAGGTGAATTTTGTGAAATGCTTATAGATATCGCGAATTCGGTTGATTTTATCAGGACTCCTCTTTCAGTTTGCTTTGGAATTGACAAACTTCTCTTTTATTCTTTGATGGGTCAACTGGAGTTTCCTGTTCTTCATGAAGAATTGAGACAGAAGATCAATCCATGGGATCTGGCCGTCCGGAATCCTTCTCTGGATGTTCAGGAAGTAAAAAGAAAATTAGCAGATAATCTGGAGACAAGCCTTTCCAGGATAAACCGGGAAGACAGATTACGGATGATGGATCTGACTCGGACTTTGAATCATATGTACCAGCTCAGTCTGTATCCTTTTAAGCAGATTACCAGTCAGTTTCCTGATTCGGCCCATGGAGCCTCTCTGTCAGCAAGTTTCTCCGGTGTGGTGAATCCCCTGACAGAATTGGGTCGAATTCTAATCTCCTTCAATACCCCCCCCTCTGTTAAACTCCTTGAGGCTGTATTCTTCCTATATTACAGTCATGAAGACCGTGAGGTTGAATCGCCCTTGGAAGAATTGGTTTCACTCAGTATCAGCCGTTGTGAAACCCTCATTCAAAAAATACGGAACTTCAATAGAGTTGTTCCCATGACCGATCTCCTGAAAGTCATGAATGGTGATCCATTCTTACATCTCTCCGATATAGGTGGGGGTGAAGACTGGTTCTACTTCTTTAAACAATACTGGCAGGATAGTCTTGCTGAACAACTGCGGCTGTTCACGCGTGAAAAGAAACTGGAAGAGATTGCCCATGAGTTACTGCGCTATTGGGATCTGACGAGTCTGTTCGGCGTGAAAGAATATGATACAACAGATCGTTTTTGCACTTTTTCCTACTCCATGGCAGCCCTGAATACATTCTTTCTTGAAAATTACCAGAAGAAGCTATACTATCCCATGAAAATCATCCTCGTGGACGGTAGTTTTTACAAAAAAAGTAACCGCACTGAGTATGACAAAGTTTTCCAGGTCTTGGTTAAAATGGGGGAAAGGATCAAATGGTTTGAAAACAATCTTCTTCCCGATGGTGATTCAGGCAGAAAACTGAGAACCCTAAGCCAGGAATATAGAGAAGACCAGGAAGAGCTGAATCGTCAGGTCTTGAAGGTCCGGATAGGCATCAACCGGGATGCCCTTGTTATTCTAGAGGATTCGCTGAACTGTCTAGTCACCATGGGTAAGCTTATGAATGGTGTTGTCATGGGAAACGGGGGCAGCTATGACACCCTGTCCAACTTTTCTGAACTGGGGGGACGCAACAATGAAGAATTGCGTCAAAGTGTGATTGAAGCAGCCGATGATGTTCATAAAATAGGTCATTCACTTCAGGACTTTGTTAATCTTGAAAAAGAAAAAATGGATGAGCTGAGTAAAGAAATCTAA
- a CDS encoding ribosomal-processing cysteine protease Prp: MIEIVLTFRDSGLLETLISRGHANRTADLPNEACAAVSVLLRTAARLFSHTDGVSIIGGAEKPGHLELKVLDVPEQHHEWFRGAVDLLMLGLRDLQEEYPDSIQIRTDVRKR, translated from the coding sequence GTGATTGAGATTGTTCTAACCTTTAGGGATTCCGGTCTATTAGAGACCCTGATATCCCGAGGTCACGCAAATAGAACAGCGGATCTGCCCAATGAAGCCTGTGCCGCGGTCTCAGTTCTGCTGAGAACTGCTGCCAGGCTCTTCAGTCATACCGATGGAGTTTCTATCATCGGCGGGGCTGAAAAGCCGGGACATCTTGAACTTAAGGTTTTGGATGTTCCTGAACAGCACCATGAATGGTTCAGAGGTGCTGTTGACTTGTTAATGTTAGGGCTGCGGGATCTCCAGGAGGAGTATCCTGACAGCATTCAAATCAGAACAGACGTGAGGAAACGATAA
- the argS gene encoding arginine--tRNA ligase: MEKQKKLWQNIMAEALGNAALEKGLDQTDFSGRVIVELPPRPEMGDLAFPMFPFAKEFRMAPPAIAASVVAALKENAPGRATTAGPYVNVFLDRTEFLSGLISEVRADADTYGHSSFLSGQKIMVEFSCPNTNKPLHLGHLRNDAIGESVSRILAATGAEVQKVNLINNRGVHICKSMLAYQKFGKGVTPESSGKKGDHLVGEFYVKFNQWSKEDETAETQAQEMLIKWEEGDKEVIALWEQMNKWTIEGIAETYKNTNISFDRYYYESDTYLSGRDEVLKGLESGILHKDEDGSIRLDMSDVGLDTKVLLRSDGTSVYMTQDLGTAIARHKDFPFDRLIYVVGAEQEYHFQVLFHALKKLGYSWASMLYHLSYGMVNLPEGKMKSREGTVVDADDLLKQLSDMASDEIRNKDRADSVGDVDETGRKIALAALHYFLLQVSPLKDMIFDPKESLSFNGNTGPYLQYVSARISSMVDKYEKMKAGYEGIKEDFSLLSSDAEWELAKSVSSFPIALHNAAADLNPSDLACHLYDIAKSFSRFYHDCPILGVEDKSLTVSRMALARAVLQVLKNGFDLVNIPFLSKM, translated from the coding sequence ATGGAAAAACAGAAAAAACTTTGGCAGAATATCATGGCAGAGGCCCTGGGAAACGCAGCTCTTGAAAAAGGTTTGGATCAGACTGATTTCTCAGGCAGAGTTATTGTTGAACTTCCTCCCCGACCTGAAATGGGTGATCTGGCATTTCCGATGTTTCCTTTTGCTAAAGAATTCAGGATGGCACCACCTGCTATTGCTGCTTCTGTTGTGGCGGCCCTCAAAGAGAATGCTCCGGGAAGAGCCACAACTGCGGGTCCTTACGTTAATGTATTCCTGGACAGAACCGAGTTTCTGTCAGGTCTAATCAGTGAAGTTCGTGCAGACGCTGACACTTACGGCCATTCCAGCTTTCTCTCCGGTCAGAAAATCATGGTTGAGTTTTCCTGCCCTAATACAAATAAACCTCTCCATCTGGGACATTTGAGAAATGATGCCATCGGTGAAAGTGTGTCCCGTATTCTGGCAGCCACCGGGGCTGAAGTTCAGAAGGTTAACCTCATTAATAACAGAGGTGTACATATATGCAAGTCTATGTTGGCTTATCAGAAGTTCGGCAAGGGAGTCACCCCTGAATCTTCCGGGAAAAAGGGAGATCACCTGGTGGGCGAATTTTATGTAAAATTCAACCAGTGGTCTAAAGAAGACGAAACCGCTGAGACACAGGCCCAGGAGATGCTCATTAAATGGGAAGAGGGTGATAAGGAAGTCATCGCTCTCTGGGAACAGATGAATAAGTGGACCATTGAGGGTATTGCAGAAACCTATAAAAACACAAATATCTCCTTTGATAGATACTATTATGAAAGTGATACCTATCTGTCCGGCAGGGATGAAGTTCTCAAGGGCCTGGAGTCGGGTATCTTGCACAAGGATGAGGATGGAAGCATTCGTCTGGATATGTCAGATGTCGGATTGGATACTAAAGTTCTGCTCCGCTCAGACGGCACCTCTGTCTATATGACACAGGATCTGGGAACAGCCATTGCCCGGCATAAAGATTTCCCCTTTGACCGACTCATTTATGTCGTGGGAGCCGAACAGGAGTATCATTTTCAAGTCCTTTTCCATGCCCTAAAAAAACTGGGTTACTCCTGGGCCTCCATGTTGTATCACCTCTCTTATGGCATGGTGAACCTTCCCGAAGGGAAAATGAAATCAAGGGAAGGCACTGTGGTGGATGCTGATGACCTACTGAAACAGCTCAGTGATATGGCCAGCGATGAAATCAGAAATAAAGACAGAGCCGATTCTGTCGGTGATGTGGACGAGACAGGACGTAAGATTGCTCTTGCAGCCCTTCATTATTTTCTGCTTCAGGTCTCTCCCTTAAAAGATATGATTTTCGATCCAAAAGAATCCTTATCATTTAATGGAAATACTGGACCCTATCTTCAGTATGTAAGTGCCAGGATCAGCAGCATGGTGGATAAGTATGAAAAAATGAAAGCTGGCTATGAAGGGATCAAAGAAGATTTTTCTCTGCTGAGCAGTGATGCAGAATGGGAACTTGCCAAAAGCGTGAGTTCTTTCCCCATTGCTTTGCACAATGCCGCGGCCGATTTGAACCCCTCAGATCTTGCCTGTCATCTGTATGATATTGCCAAAAGCTTCAGTCGTTTTTATCATGACTGTCCCATTTTAGGCGTTGAAGACAAAAGTTTAACCGTCAGCAGAATGGCTCTGGCAAGAGCGGTTCTTCAGGTTCTGAAAAATGGTTTTGACCTGGTAAATATTCCATTTCTCAGTAAAATGTAA
- the rplU gene encoding 50S ribosomal protein L21, with translation MYALVEIKGKQYKAEKGAVLLVDKFDNQAGDKVELDSVLLISGEGDTKIGAPYVDGAKVTAVVKSNVKDKKVVVFKFKKRKGYQRTQGHRQNYTLLRVEEILGA, from the coding sequence ATGTACGCACTTGTAGAAATCAAAGGTAAGCAGTATAAGGCTGAAAAAGGTGCTGTGTTATTAGTCGACAAATTTGATAATCAGGCCGGTGACAAAGTGGAACTTGATTCCGTGCTTCTCATTTCAGGTGAGGGAGATACCAAAATTGGTGCCCCCTATGTGGATGGAGCAAAAGTTACAGCCGTTGTCAAAAGTAATGTCAAAGACAAAAAAGTAGTCGTTTTCAAGTTCAAGAAAAGAAAAGGCTATCAAAGAACACAGGGTCACAGACAGAATTATACTCTGCTTCGGGTAGAAGAAATCCTGGGCGCTTAA
- the rpmA gene encoding 50S ribosomal protein L27 — MAHKKGGGSSKNGRDSNAQRLGVKRFGGQVVKAGEILVRQRGTKIHPGENVGIGKDDTLFATEAGSVFFHDNKGKKRVSIVASGE; from the coding sequence ATGGCTCATAAGAAAGGTGGAGGAAGCTCCAAAAATGGAAGGGATTCCAATGCTCAGAGACTGGGTGTGAAACGATTCGGCGGTCAAGTTGTAAAAGCCGGAGAAATTCTTGTCCGTCAAAGAGGAACTAAAATTCACCCAGGTGAAAATGTCGGAATCGGTAAAGATGATACTCTTTTTGCAACCGAAGCCGGAAGTGTCTTTTTTCATGACAATAAAGGCAAAAAAAGAGTTTCTATTGTCGCATCAGGTGAATAG
- the obgE gene encoding GTPase ObgE has product MQGFIDETRLEVYSGDGGAGSVSFRREKYVPQGGQDGGDGGSGGNVVFQVKKNLKTLSHLNRKHIYRAETGHSGRGKRMHGKDGEPVIIAVPPGTLIRDYLTNDIIKDFTENSDGEEWSFLQGGNGGQGNWHFRTSRKQTPRFAQPGMPGEYAEIKLELNLIADIGFVGFPSVGKSSLLKAITNANPKVASYPFTTKIPNLGMLRLGEKDIVLADIPGIIEGASHGLGLGFKFLKHISRTAGLAFLIDLGEPDFEDTYSKLLVELKEYNPDLLEKQRLLVGTKMDLENSEENLKKLQDLYPEEHVIAVSIFSREGLDELKLAMLKMAT; this is encoded by the coding sequence ATGCAGGGTTTTATAGACGAAACTCGACTAGAAGTGTATTCCGGAGATGGGGGCGCTGGTAGTGTCTCCTTCCGGAGAGAAAAATATGTTCCCCAGGGCGGGCAGGACGGTGGAGATGGAGGTAGTGGGGGTAATGTTGTTTTTCAGGTTAAGAAGAATCTGAAAACATTGTCTCATCTCAACCGCAAGCACATCTATCGAGCAGAGACTGGCCATTCCGGAAGGGGCAAACGAATGCATGGTAAAGACGGTGAACCCGTCATTATCGCAGTTCCTCCCGGTACCCTGATAAGAGATTACCTGACAAACGACATCATCAAGGATTTTACTGAAAATTCGGATGGTGAAGAATGGTCTTTTCTTCAGGGTGGAAATGGCGGACAGGGGAACTGGCACTTCAGAACTTCGAGGAAACAGACACCCCGATTTGCTCAGCCCGGTATGCCCGGTGAATATGCTGAGATAAAATTGGAACTGAATCTAATCGCAGATATCGGTTTTGTAGGCTTTCCCAGTGTGGGAAAATCAAGTCTCCTCAAAGCCATAACCAACGCTAATCCTAAGGTGGCTTCCTATCCATTTACGACAAAAATCCCGAATTTGGGAATGTTGCGTCTGGGGGAAAAAGACATTGTACTGGCAGACATTCCCGGAATTATCGAGGGTGCCTCCCATGGACTGGGGCTGGGATTTAAATTTTTAAAACATATCTCCCGAACGGCAGGACTGGCTTTTCTTATTGATCTGGGTGAACCTGATTTTGAGGATACCTATTCTAAGCTGTTGGTGGAGCTCAAAGAGTACAATCCAGATCTTCTTGAAAAACAGAGGCTCCTCGTAGGAACCAAAATGGATCTTGAAAATTCGGAAGAAAATCTTAAAAAACTACAAGACCTTTATCCTGAGGAGCATGTCATTGCTGTTTCTATTTTTTCCAGAGAGGGTCTGGATGAAT